One Stratiformator vulcanicus genomic window, CCTCGGCTGGTCGACTTATAACGCCGACCACATGAGCATGTACAATCCGAATTGCTCGGTGCCCAAGACGCTCGTGAAATTTCTGGTTCGATACGTCGCAGAGCACCAATTCGAAGGTCCCGCTCGCCAAACGCTCTTAAACATTTGCGAAACGCCGATCAGCCCGGAATTACTTCCCGCCGGCAGCGACGGCGAGATCGTCCAATCAACCGAAAAAACGCTGGGGCCCTACGAATTGCACGACTTCTTCCTATACCACGTCGTGCGACATGGGGCGGCTCCGCAGAAAGTGCTCTTTCTTGCCAGTCATGCGAAATTCGATGGCGAATATTCCGCTTCTGAGATTAAGGCGACCCTAAAAACTTTCTACACCCGCTTTTTCGCGCAGCAATACAAGCGAAGCTGCGTGCCCGACGGTCCGAAAGTGGGAACCGTGGCCCTTTCACCACGAGGTGACTGGCGAATGCCCAGTGACGCAAATGTGACGGCATGGTTAAATGAGCTTGATGAGATTTCTTAGTTGGGCCTTTACGGTACGCAACGGGCTGCCACCAAGTCGAACGTCGTCACTAGAAGACATCTCCGGCAATGAGGATCACTGGAATGACTCGCCGATTAAAGGCTTTGCTGGCTATCGGAGGCACTCTGATCGTGTCGCGATCCTGTTCGCAAACCAGCACGACGAAAATCGAGAGTCTGACTTCCGATTGCCGACCGGTGCGATCATCTTCAAGCCGGTCGTAACAGACGAGTCCGGACCGTTGCCGAAGAGTTGGAACCAGTACGATTTCAACGGACGACCAATCTATATCATTCCTCTCAACAGCTAATGGCAAGCCGGCTCAGTGATGGCATTTCTTATTGACACCCCTCGTTTAACGCTGGCCGAGTTCACGCTCGACGACCTCGATTTCTATGCCGAGATGCGGGCCGATCCGGAGGTGATGCGGTTCTGGCCACGGCCGTAGACGCGAGAAGAGTCCCGACGGATGATCGAGAAGCAGATCGGCAATTATGCCCGCGACGGCCACGGCCTTTGGTGCGTCAGGATTCGAGAATCGGATCAGCCGATCGGCGCCGTCGGACTGGTCACTCAAATGGAAGAAGGCGAAACGTTTCATGAGATCGGGTACATGATCCACCGCCCATATTGGCGACAGGGCTACGCCTACGAGGCGGCCGCAGCCGTGCGTGACTGGGCCTTCGCGAACCACGCGTACGATCCGGTTGTCAGTTTCGTCAGACCGCAAAACACGCCCTCGCAGGCGGTGGCCCGAAAGCTCGGGATGACCCCGCAGGACCGATTGATCGACCACGCCGGCCTGCCGCATCATGTATTCGAAATTTCGCGGAGATCGTGGGAAGATCAACGTTAATTATCGTGCGACCCGGCGGTTCTTCTCGCATCCCCTGCCTTTGCGATGAGCCGTCACAATGCCAACCCTCATGAAATCTCGCCCCGCGAGTCCTCGGCGATCTCAGTCGAAATTAAATGCGACGGTCACGGCCATTCGAAAGCCGACTGATGAGCTGATGGTGCTTACGGTTCGCACGGATGAGCCCATTCTTAATTACACTGCGGGCCGCTCCGTCGGCCTCGGCCTTCCGGCGAATGCCCCAAGCATCGGCGTCAGCACGCCCGGCGAAGCGGCGACGAAGCCGCGGAGCAAGATGATCCGTCGCAGTTATTCCGTCTCGGCTTTCCGTCCTTCTCAAGCCGATAGCGAGTTGGAATTCTTAATTGCCCTGGTGAATCACGAGAGCGATGAACCACCCCACCTGACGCCGCGTTTATTTGCTCTCGAAGTGAATTCACGTTTGTTTGTCAGTCCGAAGGCATTCGGTCGCTACACGGCGGAGGGCGTTCAGCCGCATCACGATGTGTTGCTCCTCGGAACCGGTACGGGGGAAGCGCCGCATGTTGCGATTGCCGATGCGCTGCTTTCAGCAGGCCATCGCGGCCGAGTCGCCGTCGTGACTGGCGTTCGAACACGTGGTGACGTTGGTTACGCCAAAGCACATCGCGATTGGGAGCAGGTTCACAGTGATTATCAGTACCACGTCCTGACGACACGTGAGCCTGAGAATCTCGAAATCGCTCATCCAAGATTCATCGGCAAAGAGTATCTGCAGTCCGCATGGTCGAGCGGCCGCCTGTTCGCGAAGCTCGACTGGACGCCTTCCCCGGCGACGACTCATGTCTTCCTGTGCGGCAATCCGGCGATGATCGGATCGCCGCATCCCTCTCGCCTGCCGATAAAGTCAGGGATGGTCGCTCGACTGCAAGATGCCGGTTTCCGCATCGGAACCACCGAGCCAGGCTCGATCCGCTTCGAGCGGTATTGGTAGCTTTCGTTTAACCCGACAGCCGTCTTAACGCTCTTACGGCACTCGGACACCGTTAAGCAGGAACGAGCCGAAGCGATTCGCTGCGGGGATCGTCAACAACTCGGTTGAATTTAAGACTCGATTATTTTCCGTGCCGAACAACGTCGTCGGGCCATTCAACGCTTGGAAGATAATTCCACGGTTCGCCGTGGGCGTCGAAGCGAACAATTCAATGAGATTGTCGTCAAACTGCGCCCTCGAATTTCCACCGATGCCCTCAAACAAGATGCCGGTACCGCTCGACGCCTTCGCCAGAATCACGTTCGAGTCGAACACAATATCGGCATTGTCCACGAGGTCGAACCGCAGACCGGTCCCGCTCGACCCGTTGAGCCCCAATTGATTTCCGACCAAATCAATATTCGTCACGTGTTCGGTTTCCACATCAATCCCGACGCCGTTCGCCCCGACGACAATCTCGTTTCCATACAGCTGCATGTCCGTGACATCGTCCGTTGAGCGGTTCATTAATGACATTCCAGCAGCACCGCTGCCATTTAAGTAAATTGCATTGTCTCGGGCCTCGACTTGAGTGGTCCCGTTCCAGTTAAGATCGATGCCGCGAGCCCCGGCACTGTCGTTGAATATCTCGTTATTGTTCGCAATCAGTTGCAGGTTTGCGTTGCTTTCCGTGCCGAGTGCTACGATTTCAATTGCTGAACCGTCCTGGTCATTGATATTGATCGAGCTGAGTCCGACGAAGAAATCTCCGGCACGATCGGTTGTTACCCGTAGCGTGCTGAGTCCTCCCGCCCCGTTCCCGGTGAAGTTTGATCGCTCGATGGCCAACGAGTCCACATTGTGGGCTTGGACCGCGTGCCCCGAGGAGTTTAGGACGCGAATACCGCCAAGGGCAACGGTCCCGCTGCTTGCGGCATTGATCGCCGTGCCATTATTTTCGAAATCGACATGTTGCATTAAGAGCCGTTCAAGGCCCGCAATTTGAACACCGTTCGTCGTGTTTCGAATCGAGCCTCCGGAACCGGCGACGCCGTTACCTTCGATTCCAAGAAAACCGGTGACTCTGTTCGCGGCAATGCCGACCGCCCCGCCGGTTGCGTTTATCGTTTGAAACAGCACATCGACGTGGCTGTCCGCGATATTAATTGCGGCCGCACCGGTCGAAGAAACTTCTCCCTTTTCAACAGTGAGGTTCAACGCGTTTATCGCCTCAAAGCCGGTCCCGCCAGCCGAGTTGACGCTCAGGTCCTCCACTACAACTGCGGCTGACGTATTACGAACTGCGAAGCCCGTACCGTTGGCCGAGTTGACGACTGTCTCGCCGAGGAAGTCAATCGATCCGAATGAGTTTTCGACGGAAACCCCGTCTACCGCATTCGTAATTTTAAGGTCGTTCACATCAAGTTCTGCGATGGTACTCGAGATGGACAAGGCCGTCCCGCCGGTGCCCGCAATCGAAATATTATCCAACTCGATCAAACCGGTACTATCAGATATTCGAATTCCACCGGCAGCAGCTCCGCGAATTGAAAGGTCGCGGAGCGTCGAACCATCAGCAGATTCGACGACGACCGCCGTGCCCGATCCTCCATCAATATTGAACCCGGCGAGTTCCGTCCCCGATGCCAATCGGACCGGATCGCTCGAGTTTAATTCGATCGTCGGCAGCGCCCCGGTGAGGCCGGGCCAGGCATTCGGCTGTCCGTACGAGACTGACGGCAAGATAACTTCACCGACGCCACGAATTTCGATCGGATGTTGCGTCCCTTCGCCGAGGACGCGTTGATTCGCGGCGACGTCGAAACCGCCATCGATTACGCTGCCGCTATGCACGAAGACGATGTCGGCGTTCGTTCCAATCGCAGAATGAATATTGTTAAACGGATCAAAAACTGCTCCCGAGCCTCCGGCTCCGACCGTCGTGTTGACGTGAGAAAACTCATAGGGTGATCCCGTTCTCGGATTGATTGCG contains:
- a CDS encoding GNAT family N-acetyltransferase, producing the protein MAFLIDTPRLTLAEFTLDDLDFYAEMRADPEVMRFWPRP
- a CDS encoding ferredoxin--NADP reductase; this encodes MPTLMKSRPASPRRSQSKLNATVTAIRKPTDELMVLTVRTDEPILNYTAGRSVGLGLPANAPSIGVSTPGEAATKPRSKMIRRSYSVSAFRPSQADSELEFLIALVNHESDEPPHLTPRLFALEVNSRLFVSPKAFGRYTAEGVQPHHDVLLLGTGTGEAPHVAIADALLSAGHRGRVAVVTGVRTRGDVGYAKAHRDWEQVHSDYQYHVLTTREPENLEIAHPRFIGKEYLQSAWSSGRLFAKLDWTPSPATTHVFLCGNPAMIGSPHPSRLPIKSGMVARLQDAGFRIGTTEPGSIRFERYW